One window from the genome of Montipora foliosa isolate CH-2021 chromosome 5, ASM3666993v2, whole genome shotgun sequence encodes:
- the LOC138003217 gene encoding skeletal aspartic acid-rich protein 1-like isoform X1 — protein sequence MKKAMFFQRFLVALFVAFIALVVASEEEREMQEGKIGFTFDKANGRFMFLKRRPRGKKPNFAKAGFHLELHSLKQQNGSGGDIGRSINSFAGQPFHILPLNRTASFQGISAASLEVTTMLKYFHANLSLQLFVFKEEGNITFGNESYGVQNGSIKMFIKLENFTFCDGQKDNQSMCKQNEVGEFLEIAVRVKNRKGATGKKESDEEKKKRGGPFKPGEGKKKTRIRCFRCPNIYRFGDDEVGTASQCKSDGKFRSLAPGFPKLIERGTNQLFLFRGPKFNRTITFDPVVELEEEEDNGSQNGQASIINMNTIMFVAIIGTFFF from the exons CTTTAGTTGTGGCCTcggaagaagaaagagaaatgCAAGAAGGGAAGATCGGATTTACATTCGACAAGGCGAATGGCAGATTTATGTTCCTGAAAAGAAGACCACGTGGAAAGAAACCAAACTTTGCCAAGGCCGGCTTCCATCTGGAGCTGCATTCTTTGAAGCAGCAAAATGGGAGCGGAGGGGACATCGGTAGATCAATTAATTCGTTTGCAGGCCAACCCTTCCACATCTTGCCATTGAATAGGACAGCTTCCTTTCAAG GTATCAGCGCTGCATCCCTTGAGGTAACGACAATGCTAAAGTACTTTCACGCCAACCTCAGTTTACAACTTTTTGTCTTTAAAGAAGAAGGAAACATCACTTTCGGGAATGAGTCGTACGGAGTACAAAACGGAAGCATCAAGATGTTTATTAAG TTGGAGAACTTTACATTCTGTGACGGTCAAAAAGACAACCAGTCAATGTGCAAGCAAAATGAGGTCGGAGAGTTCTTGGAGATTGCTGTAAGGgtaaaaaacagaaaaggaGCTACAGGAAAAAAGGAGAGTgacgaagaaaaaaagaaaaggggaGGTCCTTTCAAACCTGGTGAGGGAAAGAAAAAGACTCGAATCCGCTGTTTCAGATGCCCTAACATTTATCGTTTTGGTGACGACGAAGTTGGGACCGCTAGCCAG TGCAAGAGTGACGGCAAATTCAGATCATTGGCTCCGGGATTTCCTAAGCTCATCGAACGTGGAACCAACCAACTCTTCCTTTTCCGAGGTCCGAAGTTCAACAGGACCATTACATTTGATCCAGTTGTGGAGCTGGAGGAAGAAGAGGACAATGGATCCCAAAATGGCCAAGCATCCATCATAAACATGAATACCATCATGTTTGTTGCAATTATCGGGACCTTCTTCTTTTAA
- the LOC138003217 gene encoding skeletal aspartic acid-rich protein 1-like isoform X3, with product MQNAMFFQRFLVALFVAFIALVVASEEEREMQEGKIGFTFDKANGRFMFLKRRPRGKKPNFAKAGFHLELHSLKQQNGSGGDIGRSINSFAGQPFHILPLNRTASFQGISAASLEVTTMLKYFHANLSLQLFVFKEEGNITFGNESYGVQNGSIKMFIKLENFTFCDGQKDNQSMCKQNEVGEFLEIAVRVKNRKGATGKKESDEEKKKRGGPFKPGEGKKKTRIRCFRCPNIYRFGDDEVGTASQCKSDGKFRSLAPGFPKLIERGTNQLFLFRGPKFNRTITFDPVVELEEEEDNGSQNGQASIINMNTIMFVAIIGTFFF from the exons CTTTAGTTGTGGCCTcggaagaagaaagagaaatgCAAGAAGGGAAGATCGGATTTACATTCGACAAGGCGAATGGCAGATTTATGTTCCTGAAAAGAAGACCACGTGGAAAGAAACCAAACTTTGCCAAGGCCGGCTTCCATCTGGAGCTGCATTCTTTGAAGCAGCAAAATGGGAGCGGAGGGGACATCGGTAGATCAATTAATTCGTTTGCAGGCCAACCCTTCCACATCTTGCCATTGAATAGGACAGCTTCCTTTCAAG GTATCAGCGCTGCATCCCTTGAGGTAACGACAATGCTAAAGTACTTTCACGCCAACCTCAGTTTACAACTTTTTGTCTTTAAAGAAGAAGGAAACATCACTTTCGGGAATGAGTCGTACGGAGTACAAAACGGAAGCATCAAGATGTTTATTAAG TTGGAGAACTTTACATTCTGTGACGGTCAAAAAGACAACCAGTCAATGTGCAAGCAAAATGAGGTCGGAGAGTTCTTGGAGATTGCTGTAAGGgtaaaaaacagaaaaggaGCTACAGGAAAAAAGGAGAGTgacgaagaaaaaaagaaaaggggaGGTCCTTTCAAACCTGGTGAGGGAAAGAAAAAGACTCGAATCCGCTGTTTCAGATGCCCTAACATTTATCGTTTTGGTGACGACGAAGTTGGGACCGCTAGCCAG TGCAAGAGTGACGGCAAATTCAGATCATTGGCTCCGGGATTTCCTAAGCTCATCGAACGTGGAACCAACCAACTCTTCCTTTTCCGAGGTCCGAAGTTCAACAGGACCATTACATTTGATCCAGTTGTGGAGCTGGAGGAAGAAGAGGACAATGGATCCCAAAATGGCCAAGCATCCATCATAAACATGAATACCATCATGTTTGTTGCAATTATCGGGACCTTCTTCTTTTAA
- the LOC138003217 gene encoding skeletal aspartic acid-rich protein 1-like isoform X2 translates to MKTAMFFQRFLVALFVAFIALVVASEEEREMQEGKIGFTFDKANGRFMFLKRRPRGKKPNFAKAGFHLELHSLKQQNGSGGDIGRSINSFAGQPFHILPLNRTASFQGISAASLEVTTMLKYFHANLSLQLFVFKEEGNITFGNESYGVQNGSIKMFIKLENFTFCDGQKDNQSMCKQNEVGEFLEIAVRVKNRKGATGKKESDEEKKKRGGPFKPGEGKKKTRIRCFRCPNIYRFGDDEVGTASQCKSDGKFRSLAPGFPKLIERGTNQLFLFRGPKFNRTITFDPVVELEEEEDNGSQNGQASIINMNTIMFVAIIGTFFF, encoded by the exons CTTTAGTTGTGGCCTcggaagaagaaagagaaatgCAAGAAGGGAAGATCGGATTTACATTCGACAAGGCGAATGGCAGATTTATGTTCCTGAAAAGAAGACCACGTGGAAAGAAACCAAACTTTGCCAAGGCCGGCTTCCATCTGGAGCTGCATTCTTTGAAGCAGCAAAATGGGAGCGGAGGGGACATCGGTAGATCAATTAATTCGTTTGCAGGCCAACCCTTCCACATCTTGCCATTGAATAGGACAGCTTCCTTTCAAG GTATCAGCGCTGCATCCCTTGAGGTAACGACAATGCTAAAGTACTTTCACGCCAACCTCAGTTTACAACTTTTTGTCTTTAAAGAAGAAGGAAACATCACTTTCGGGAATGAGTCGTACGGAGTACAAAACGGAAGCATCAAGATGTTTATTAAG TTGGAGAACTTTACATTCTGTGACGGTCAAAAAGACAACCAGTCAATGTGCAAGCAAAATGAGGTCGGAGAGTTCTTGGAGATTGCTGTAAGGgtaaaaaacagaaaaggaGCTACAGGAAAAAAGGAGAGTgacgaagaaaaaaagaaaaggggaGGTCCTTTCAAACCTGGTGAGGGAAAGAAAAAGACTCGAATCCGCTGTTTCAGATGCCCTAACATTTATCGTTTTGGTGACGACGAAGTTGGGACCGCTAGCCAG TGCAAGAGTGACGGCAAATTCAGATCATTGGCTCCGGGATTTCCTAAGCTCATCGAACGTGGAACCAACCAACTCTTCCTTTTCCGAGGTCCGAAGTTCAACAGGACCATTACATTTGATCCAGTTGTGGAGCTGGAGGAAGAAGAGGACAATGGATCCCAAAATGGCCAAGCATCCATCATAAACATGAATACCATCATGTTTGTTGCAATTATCGGGACCTTCTTCTTTTAA